The DNA region GCATCAGCAGCACTACTGTTAGCGAATTTACCACTCTTAGCCATAGCTCTCAATGCTATACCTCCTGCTACTTCTGCATCTTTAGGCGCAGCAACACCAGCAACTTGAGCAGCATTATTCTTAGCTAACTTAGAGGCATTACCATCATTTTTAACCATAGCTTTTAAGATATCAGCACCAGTTACAGCACCAACAGCTTTAGCCGCATCAGCAGCTGATTTTTTTGCAGCATCAGCTGCTCCGGCGTTATCGTTAGCAAATAGTTTTCCTGCACCATCATTATTTCTTGCAGTATCACCATCTTCAGCTTTCTTATCATCACCAGCATCAGCATTTCCTTTGCCTTTAAGTACTACATCTACAATCTTTCCAATCCCTTCACTAAGAGACTTAACTGCATCAGAACCAGCAGCAACACCTGCACCGCCATTAGGTTCAGCAACATTAGCAATTTGGTCATTACCCTCAGCCCCTTTAGCAGCTTCCTTTGCACCTTCTGCTATTTTGTCTAATGTATTAGTGATAAACTTATCAACAACTGATTTAAGTTTTGAGTAATTACCATTCTTAGCAACTTCCTCTTGTAATTTCTTTTTAACTGTGTTCATAGTGTTTTCAATATCAGTGAAATACTTACCAATGTCAGACTTTTTAGTATTAGTATTAAACCCTAAAACACCTCCAACCATATCAGAAAGAGAAGTAAAAACATCTAAGAACCCTTTACCTAAATTAGCAATAGAAGATAAGAATGTGGTTTTAGGATCTTCCACCTTAGCACTACCACTACCACAACTAAGAAGTAAAAATAAAGTCATTAATAACGCACAAAAAGTAATTCTTTTCATTATCACGTGCCTCCTTATTACCTCAGGGGGCAAGATACAGATAAAAGGAAAACAATTCTTATGAAAAGAAGGGTTTTCCTCAAATGACTTTATTTAGTTATGTATGTTTTATTAATAATTATTTATTGTTACTGTCCACTAGTTGCTGTTTCTGCGGGTGTAGTAGCTTCTACAGATTTATCTTCTTGTTTAACTGTAGCAAGAGCATCACTTATTGTCTTTAAACCACTATCAACAGTATTCCTAATAGCAATAATAAGGGTACTTAAAGTCTTACCAACAGCACTAGCAGCTGCACCATTAACTGCATGAGCTGATTTCTCTTCATTATTCTTAGCAGCAAATTTACCACCCTTAGCCATTGCTCGCAGTGCTATACCCGCAGCAATAACTGCATCTTTCTTTGCTGATTCTATTGTAATCTCTTTAGCGGCTTCTGCCTTAGCAGCAGCAATCTCAGCAGCATTCTTTGCTGTCTCAACTTTAATCTCACCAGTACCAGCCTCAGCAGAGCTAGCAATAGCTTTTAAGATGTCAGCACCACTTACTGCTCCAATTGAAGCACTAGCAGCTGCTCCATGTGCTTCTGTCCCATCAGCAGCGTTAGTACCAAATAACTTACCAATTGATTTTTGCTGTTCTTCAGCAGTTTTAGTAGCCCCTGAATTACCCTCATCCTTTTTTAGCACCACTTCAACCATTGTTTTAATTCCTTTAACAAGAGCATTTACACTTGCAACTTCTGCAGGTGACGCATCTTGACCCGCAGTAGGAGCACCACCAATAGCAGCATCAGTTGTAGCCCCACTAGCTGCTGTTTTAGCTCCTTCAGCAATTTTATCTAATGTGTTAGTGATAAACGTATTAACAACTGTCTTAAGTTTCAAGTAATTTCCATTATTAGCAACTTCCTCTTGTAATTTCTTTTTAACAGATGTCATAGTCTCTGCAATTTTAGTGAAATAAGCTCCAATATCTTCCTTTTTAGTGTCAGCCTTAATACCAAAAGCCCCAGTGATCATATCAGAAAGGGAAGTAAAAACATCTAAGAACCCTTTACCCAAATTAGCAATAGAAGTTAAGAAAGTGGTTTTAGGATCTTCCGTCTTAGTACTGCCACTGCCACAACCAAGAAGTAAAAATAAAGTCATTAATAACGCACAAAAAGTAATTCTTTTCATTATCACGTGCCTCCTTATTACCTCAACAAGGGACAAGATATAGCTAAAAGGAAAACAAATCTCATGAAGAGAAGAGTTTTCCTTATATGACTTTATTTAGTTATGTATTTGTTATTAATAATTTTTTATTGTTGCTGTACACTAGTTGCTGCTTCTGCAGGTGTAGTAGAATCTACAGACTTATCTTCTTGTGTAACTGTAGCAAGAGTATCACTAATTGTCTTTAAACCACTATCAACAGTATTTCTTATTGCTATTATTAAAGTACTTAAAGTTTTGTTTACAGCATTAGCAGCAACCCCTTTAGCTGCCTCAGCCTCAGTTTTATTTGCAGCAGTATCCTTAACAATAAATTTACCATCCTTAGCCATAGACCTTAGGACTATACCAGCAGCAATAACTGCATCTTTCTTTGCTGCTGCATTTAAGTCAGTAGTTTCAGTTGAATCACCATTAGCCATTGCAAGCCCTGCTGAATCTTTTGCCTCACTTGCCTTACCAGAAACTGATTGATCACTAGACTTAGCAATAGCTTTTAGTATATCAGACCCAGTCACTGCACCAATTGAAGCACTAGCAGCAGCTATATGTTTCTCTTCTGCTCCATTACCGGTTTTATCACCAAATAGTTTTCCTATTTTTTTCTTATCGTCATCAAGAGGATTAGTTACATCTTTTACCCCATCACCTTCATTTGGTTTTAAAACCACATTTACTATAGTTTTTATTCCTTTAACTAGATTTCCTACACTAATTGCATTTGCTCCTTTACTATTATCATCAGCTTTTTCTATAGCTCCCAAATTACTATTAGCATCTTTAAGACCACTAGCAGCTGTTTCAGCCCCTTCTGCGATCTTGTCTAATGTGCCTGTAATAAACGTATCAACAACTGATTTAAGTTTTGAGTAATTGCCATTCTTAGCAACTTCTGTCTGTAATTTCTTTTTAACTGTGTTCATAGTGTTTGCAATATCAGTGAAATACTGACCAATATCAGATTTTTTAGTATCTGCTTTAATACCAAAAGCACCAGCAACCATATCAGAAAGGGAAGTAAAAACATCTAAGAACCCTTTACCTAAATTAGCAATAGAATTTAAGAAAGTGGTTTTAGGATCCTCCACCTTAGCACTACCACTACCACAACTCATAAGTAAAAATAAAGTCATTAATAACGCACAAAAAGTAATTCTTTTCATTATTACATGCCTCCCTTTCACTCAAAGAGGCTAGATATAGATAAAAGGAAAACAATCCTCATGAAGAGAAATAGTTTTCCTCAAATGACTTTATTTAGTTATGTTTTATTGATAATTATTTATTGTTGTTGTCCACTAGCTGCTGCGTCTGTAGGTGTAGTAGAATCTAAAGACTTATCTTCTTGTTTAACGGCTGCTAATGCTTCACTGATTGTCTTTAATCCACTATCAACAGTATTTCTTATTGCAATAGTTAATGCATTTAATGCTTTAGTTACTGCACTTACTACTGCATCCTCTACTGCTTTCTTTGCATCAGCATTAGCATTATCACTAGCATTAGCGAACTTACCATCCTTAGCCATTGCTCTTAACGCTATCCCTCCTGCAATAACAGCATCTTTAGGTGTAGCAGCATTGCCGGTTGTTTCTCTAGCTAACTTAGCAGCATCACCATTATCTTTAACAATAGCTTGTAAAATGTCAGCACCAGTTACAGCACCAACAGCCTTAGCAACATCAGCAGCTGATTTCTTTGCATTAGCAGCATCACCAGCATTAGCAGCAGCAAATAATTTACCTGCTTCACCATCACCAGCTGCAGCTGCAGCGGTTCTTGCAGTAAGACCATCGGATTTTTTATCAGTACCAGCATTAGCACTTCCTTTGCCTTTAAGTACTACATCTACAATCTTTCCAATCCCTTCACTAAGAGATTTAACTGCATTTGCCTCACTCGCCGCACCAGCACCAGCAGCAGCTGCACCACCAACAGCAACATTACCAATTGGGTCATTACCCTCAGCCCCTTTAGCAGCTTCCTTTGCACCTTCTGCTATTTTGTCTAATGTATTAGTGATAAACGTATCAACGACTGTTTTAAGTTTTGAGTAATTCCCATTCTTAGTAACTTCATCTTGTAATTTCTTTTTAACTGTGTTCATAGTAGTTTCAATAGAAGTGAAATACTTACCAATATCAGATTTTTTAGTATCTGCTTTAATACCAAAAGCACCAGCAACCATATCAGAAAGGGAAGTAAAAACATCT from Borrelia parkeri includes:
- a CDS encoding variable large family protein; the encoded protein is MKRITFCALLMTLFLLLSCGSGSAKVEDPKTTFLSSIANLGKGFLDVFTSLSDMVGGVLGFNTNTKKSDIGKYFTDIENTMNTVKKKLQEEVAKNGNYSKLKSVVDKFITNTLDKIAEGAKEAAKGAEGNDQIANVAEPNGGAGVAAGSDAVKSLSEGIGKIVDVVLKGKGNADAGDDKKAEDGDTARNNDGAGKLFANDNAGAADAAKKSAADAAKAVGAVTGADILKAMVKNDGNASKLAKNNAAQVAGVAAPKDAEVAGGIALRAMAKSGKFANSSAADAQGVIATTVKGVAISAVTKALGTLTIAIRNTVDSGLKSISAALATVTQEDKSADSATPVDATYSGQQQ
- a CDS encoding variable large family protein, coding for MMKRITFCALLMTLFLLLGCGSGSTKTEDPKTTFLTSIANLGKGFLDVFTSLSDMITGAFGIKADTKKEDIGAYFTKIAETMTSVKKKLQEEVANNGNYLKLKTVVNTFITNTLDKIAEGAKTAASGATTDAAIGGAPTAGQDASPAEVASVNALVKGIKTMVEVVLKKDEGNSGATKTAEEQQKSIGKLFGTNAADGTEAHGAAASASIGAVSGADILKAIASSAEAGTGEIKVETAKNAAEIAAAKAEAAKEITIESAKKDAVIAAGIALRAMAKGGKFAAKNNEEKSAHAVNGAAASAVGKTLSTLIIAIRNTVDSGLKTISDALATVKQEDKSVEATTPAETATSGQ
- a CDS encoding variable large family protein, whose translation is MMKRITFCALLMTLFLLMSCGSGSAKVEDPKTTFLNSIANLGKGFLDVFTSLSDMVAGAFGIKADTKKSDIGQYFTDIANTMNTVKKKLQTEVAKNGNYSKLKSVVDTFITGTLDKIAEGAETAASGLKDANSNLGAIEKADDNSKGANAISVGNLVKGIKTIVNVVLKPNEGDGVKDVTNPLDDDKKKIGKLFGDKTGNGAEEKHIAAASASIGAVTGSDILKAIAKSSDQSVSGKASEAKDSAGLAMANGDSTETTDLNAAAKKDAVIAAGIVLRSMAKDGKFIVKDTAANKTEAEAAKGVAANAVNKTLSTLIIAIRNTVDSGLKTISDTLATVTQEDKSVDSTTPAEAATSVQQQ
- a CDS encoding variable large family protein, with translation MKRITLSALLMTLFLLMSCGSGSAKVEDPKTTFLNSIANLGKGFLDVFTSLSDMVAGAFGIKADTKKSDIGKYFTSIETTMNTVKKKLQDEVTKNGNYSKLKTVVDTFITNTLDKIAEGAKEAAKGAEGNDPIGNVAVGGAAAAGAGAASEANAVKSLSEGIGKIVDVVLKGKGSANAGTDKKSDGLTARTAAAAAGDGEAGKLFAAANAGDAANAKKSAADVAKAVGAVTGADILQAIVKDNGDAAKLARETTGNAATPKDAVIAGGIALRAMAKDGKFANASDNANADAKKAVEDAVVSAVTKALNALTIAIRNTVDSGLKTISEALAAVKQEDKSLDSTTPTDAAASGQQQ